In the Leptotrichia sp. oral taxon 847 genome, one interval contains:
- a CDS encoding DKNYY domain-containing protein has translation MKKVFRMLGLIILIGNIGFAEYTIKDGKVYWDDELVVKYVNGVVSQYNKFLPDVESFKILKDGYARDKGTIYYNGETVKKQNGNNEVDVKTFEILEKNVARDKNTVYINGIDYPNVDANTVKIVKSKDDFINYVKDKNGIYLIGSPDVEVNRYYDKETFEDLGDFFARDKNYIYYFEKPLKFIDKASFKKLSDSYISDKNGIYYLDKIIKGADKNSFEIMGRGYAKDKNNIYYEDKKLSGADINTFEVKEDIVKDKNSIYSNGKKLEGVDIQSFRKLNEYYAIDKNNIYYNLVSDSDIKRIKNTDGNFKIIEEKLIKNKDGVYYLGEKIEKIDPNSFKIIRKNNLKKDNSYYAKDSKNVYYIQLDPSYILDTDNALKNVVKVLKGANPNTFEVINDYYSKDDKNIFYISWIVEKEPLIKGANIKTFEVLNNDFSKDKDNVYFGTDREEDLDSKSFKILNLNSQNRNGYYVKDKNGIYFLRTDDVATYFNKITDKGAFLNDFYIKDNDYVYCNEDVLNEADPKTFKVVNQHSSRAEDKNHKYEYCKVVK, from the coding sequence ATGAAAAAAGTTTTTAGGATGTTAGGATTAATTATTTTAATTGGAAATATTGGATTTGCAGAATATACAATTAAAGATGGTAAAGTTTATTGGGATGATGAGCTTGTAGTGAAATATGTAAATGGGGTAGTCAGTCAGTACAATAAATTTTTACCTGATGTGGAAAGTTTCAAAATATTAAAAGATGGGTATGCAAGAGATAAAGGAACGATTTATTATAATGGAGAAACGGTGAAAAAACAAAATGGAAATAATGAAGTAGATGTAAAAACATTTGAAATTTTGGAAAAGAATGTGGCAAGAGATAAAAATACGGTTTATATTAATGGAATTGATTATCCTAATGTAGATGCAAATACAGTAAAAATTGTCAAATCTAAAGATGATTTTATTAATTATGTGAAGGATAAAAACGGTATATATTTAATTGGAAGTCCTGATGTAGAAGTAAATCGTTATTATGATAAGGAAACTTTTGAAGATTTAGGAGATTTTTTTGCAAGAGATAAGAATTATATTTATTATTTTGAAAAGCCTTTAAAATTTATTGATAAAGCAAGTTTTAAAAAATTATCAGATAGCTATATATCTGATAAAAATGGGATTTATTATCTTGATAAGATAATTAAAGGAGCTGATAAAAATAGTTTTGAAATAATGGGACGGGGTTATGCAAAAGATAAAAACAATATTTATTACGAGGATAAAAAATTGTCAGGGGCAGATATTAACACATTTGAGGTGAAAGAGGATATTGTGAAAGATAAAAATAGTATTTATTCTAATGGAAAAAAATTAGAAGGAGTAGATATTCAAAGTTTTAGAAAATTAAATGAATATTATGCTATTGATAAAAATAATATATATTATAATTTAGTTTCAGATTCGGATATAAAAAGAATAAAAAATACTGATGGAAATTTTAAAATAATTGAAGAAAAACTTATAAAAAATAAAGATGGTGTGTATTATTTGGGTGAAAAAATAGAAAAAATTGATCCAAATAGTTTTAAAATTATAAGAAAAAATAATTTAAAAAAAGATAATTCATATTATGCAAAAGATAGTAAAAATGTGTATTATATTCAATTAGATCCATCATATATTTTAGATACAGATAATGCTTTAAAAAATGTTGTTAAAGTTTTGAAAGGTGCAAATCCTAACACATTCGAAGTGATAAATGATTATTACAGTAAAGATGATAAAAATATATTTTATATAAGTTGGATTGTTGAAAAAGAGCCTTTGATAAAGGGTGCTAATATAAAAACCTTCGAAGTGTTAAATAATGACTTTTCAAAAGATAAGGATAATGTATATTTTGGAACTGATAGAGAAGAAGATTTAGATTCAAAGAGTTTTAAAATTCTAAATTTAAATAGTCAAAATAGGAATGGCTATTATGTAAAAGATAAAAATGGAATTTATTTTTTAAGAACAGATGATGTAGCAACTTATTTTAATAAAATTACTGATAAAGGTGCATTTTTAAATGATTTCTATATCAAAGATAATGATTACGTATATTGCAATGAAGATGTATTGAATGAGGCGGATCCAAAGACATTTAAAGTGGTAAACCAGCATAGTTCACGAGCTGAGGATAAAAATCATAAGTATGAATACTGTAAGGTTGTGAAATAA
- a CDS encoding AEC family transporter: MIFFTSLGSIFPVIFIIALGYVLKKRHWFHHTFSENVSKLIMNVSLPASIFVSVFKYLKLEVLENLSNRLIFTFLSVIIGYLVAYLMIKAVKMRDGRRGVFYNAVVNGNTIFIGMPLNIALFGEQSLPYYLMYYITNTISIWTLGYIFLENDPAEVDLENRKRSGINWKKLLSPALVAFVISFIFLALKVEIPKSIFNTLDYVGEIVTPLALLYIGIVLADAGLHSIRFDKDTILALLGRFVISSVVMIVLVKLAQHHIDITRNDLNTYVIQSATPVFAALPILTNETKGDIGYATNVVTTSTILFIIMVPLLMTILKFL; the protein is encoded by the coding sequence ATGATATTTTTTACATCGCTGGGAAGTATTTTTCCTGTTATATTTATAATTGCATTAGGTTATGTGCTAAAAAAAAGACACTGGTTTCATCATACATTCAGTGAAAATGTATCAAAATTAATTATGAACGTGTCATTACCCGCTTCAATATTTGTCTCAGTATTCAAATATTTAAAATTAGAAGTTTTGGAAAATTTATCTAACAGACTTATTTTTACATTTTTATCAGTAATCATCGGTTATTTAGTTGCTTACTTGATGATAAAGGCGGTAAAGATGAGAGATGGTCGTCGTGGAGTATTTTATAATGCCGTCGTAAACGGTAACACAATTTTTATAGGAATGCCTTTAAATATTGCACTTTTTGGAGAACAAAGTCTACCGTATTATTTAATGTATTATATTACAAATACTATATCAATCTGGACTTTGGGGTACATTTTTTTGGAAAATGATCCTGCAGAAGTGGATTTGGAAAATAGGAAACGAAGTGGAATCAACTGGAAAAAGCTATTGTCTCCCGCACTTGTAGCATTTGTAATATCATTCATATTTTTGGCGTTAAAAGTAGAAATACCAAAGTCAATATTTAATACACTTGACTACGTTGGGGAAATAGTTACTCCACTCGCACTTCTATACATCGGAATTGTATTAGCTGACGCAGGACTTCACAGCATAAGATTTGACAAAGATACAATTTTAGCTCTACTTGGAAGGTTTGTAATCTCTTCAGTTGTAATGATAGTTTTAGTAAAGTTGGCACAGCATCATATAGACATAACTAGAAATGATTTAAATACATACGTAATTCAGTCAGCAACACCAGTATTTGCTGCACTTCCAATATTAACAAATGAAACAAAGGGTGATATTGGATACGCTACAAATGTCGTAACAACAAGTACAATTTTATTTATAATAATGGTACCTTTACTTATGACAATTTTAAAATTTTTATAA
- a CDS encoding subtype B tannase — protein MKKRIVVLTLIISAIVMASNTTINQKGLMESNKNQKSDEKNKSEDKKPQMGAPMNKKVITEDMITNKTENDYNLNFDANKNYTTKTATVNGKTITYRAYENIVYVAKPVDIAYQTINIYIPEEYFKNKSVGKYNAKTAPIFFPNTVGGYMPGAAGVPGNGRDGNPDASLVALSNGYVVASPGARGRTLEKDGKYTGKAPAVIVDLKAAVRYLRYNDGKMPGRADRIISNGTSAGGAVSALLGATGNSKDYEPYLKEIGALKARDDIYAVSAYCPITNLENANTAYEWMFNDVKTYKKIDITMLDYNVERKYTEGTLTDDEISRSNDLKKMFPDYVNSLKLKDKNGKLLTLDKDGNGSFKNQIKQYYIDSANAALKKGTNLSKFDFLTIKNGKVVDLDYDKYIAYMGRQKTPGAFDNVDLSTGENNEFGDETTNNKHFTEYMLEHSTVNGTMADKKIIKMMNPMNYIASSRVKYWRIRHGAIDKDTSLAIPAILAIKLENLEKKVDFASPWATPHSGDYDLTELFKWMDKVVAEGK, from the coding sequence ATGAAAAAGAGAATAGTTGTATTAACTTTAATAATTTCAGCCATAGTAATGGCTTCCAATACGACTATTAATCAAAAAGGATTAATGGAATCAAATAAAAATCAAAAGAGTGACGAAAAAAATAAAAGCGAAGATAAAAAGCCACAAATGGGAGCACCTATGAATAAAAAAGTAATAACCGAAGATATGATAACAAATAAAACAGAAAATGATTACAACTTAAATTTTGATGCAAATAAAAATTATACGACGAAAACAGCAACTGTGAATGGAAAAACAATCACTTATCGTGCTTATGAAAATATAGTTTATGTTGCAAAACCAGTTGATATTGCGTATCAAACTATAAATATCTATATTCCAGAAGAATATTTTAAAAATAAATCAGTTGGAAAATATAATGCAAAAACTGCACCAATATTTTTCCCAAATACTGTTGGAGGATATATGCCTGGAGCCGCTGGAGTTCCTGGAAACGGGAGAGACGGAAATCCTGATGCTTCATTAGTTGCATTGTCAAATGGATATGTTGTGGCAAGTCCTGGAGCTAGAGGTAGAACTTTGGAAAAAGATGGAAAATATACAGGAAAGGCACCTGCTGTAATTGTAGATTTGAAGGCAGCTGTCAGATATTTGCGTTACAATGATGGTAAAATGCCAGGAAGAGCGGATAGAATTATTTCCAATGGTACAAGCGCTGGAGGAGCAGTTTCAGCTCTGTTAGGTGCAACTGGAAATAGCAAGGATTACGAGCCTTATTTAAAGGAAATTGGAGCATTGAAGGCTAGAGATGATATTTACGCCGTGTCAGCTTATTGCCCAATAACTAACTTAGAGAATGCGAATACAGCTTACGAATGGATGTTTAACGATGTGAAAACATATAAAAAAATTGATATTACAATGTTAGATTACAATGTTGAAAGAAAATACACTGAAGGTACATTGACTGATGATGAAATTTCACGTTCAAACGATTTGAAAAAAATGTTTCCTGATTATGTGAATAGTTTGAAATTGAAGGACAAAAATGGTAAACTTTTGACATTGGATAAAGATGGAAATGGAAGTTTTAAAAATCAGATTAAACAGTATTACATTGATTCAGCAAATGCGGCTTTGAAAAAAGGAACTAATTTATCGAAATTTGATTTTTTGACGATAAAAAATGGAAAAGTCGTAGATTTAGATTACGACAAATATATCGCCTATATGGGTAGACAAAAAACGCCTGGAGCCTTTGATAATGTGGATTTGTCAACAGGAGAAAACAATGAATTTGGAGATGAAACTACGAATAATAAGCATTTTACAGAATATATGCTGGAACATTCAACCGTAAATGGAACGATGGCTGATAAGAAAATTATAAAAATGATGAATCCGATGAATTATATTGCAAGTTCAAGAGTAAAATACTGGAGAATAAGACACGGAGCAATTGATAAGGATACTTCGCTTGCAATACCTGCGATACTTGCCATAAAATTGGAAAATCTTGAGAAAAAGGTTGATTTTGCATCGCCTTGGGCGACTCCGCATTCGGGAGACTATGATTTGACAGAACTATTCAAATGGATGGACAAAGTTGTAGCAGAAGGAAAATAA